A genomic stretch from Dissulfuribacter thermophilus includes:
- a CDS encoding YkgJ family cysteine cluster protein — MEKNFTTNLHLLKALEGLFENADWAFSEIAKAFPNEVACSKGCSDCCHAMFDVSLIEAILLKKEFLALPRKVRRDVERNSKRALKEFRAVSNTKDPSTVKIRCPLLSKQDSCLIYKARPINCRTYGVPTNIDGKAHVCPNSRFELGKNYTTLNLGPLQARLLELSMSAGGPVLGRRRWSIAEVILDLDEVFASL, encoded by the coding sequence ATGGAAAAGAACTTTACAACAAATCTGCATCTTTTAAAGGCGCTTGAAGGGCTTTTTGAGAATGCTGATTGGGCATTCTCAGAGATCGCCAAGGCCTTTCCAAATGAGGTTGCATGCTCTAAGGGCTGTTCTGATTGCTGTCATGCAATGTTTGATGTGTCGTTAATAGAAGCGATTCTATTGAAAAAAGAATTTTTGGCGCTTCCAAGAAAAGTCAGACGGGATGTTGAGCGTAATTCCAAAAGGGCATTAAAGGAGTTTAGGGCAGTCTCTAATACTAAAGACCCCTCCACAGTCAAAATCAGATGTCCTCTTCTATCTAAACAGGATTCGTGTCTTATTTATAAGGCAAGGCCAATTAATTGCAGGACCTACGGAGTGCCCACAAATATTGATGGAAAGGCTCATGTGTGCCCCAATAGCAGATTTGAACTAGGGAAAAACTATACGACTCTAAATTTAGGTCCGCTTCAGGCGAGACTGCTTGAGCTATCGATGTCAGCCGGAGGGCCAGTGCTTGGAAGACGTAGGTGGTCTATTGCCGAAGTAATACTTGATCTAGATGAGGTATTCGCCTCACTATAG
- a CDS encoding tetratricopeptide repeat protein, with product MGSGKTSPKKTEEEMIQHLEKEFKAHPNSAIAAHRLALAYWRNDRLDDAISTFKKALLIDPNSFEIRINLGTLYFQMGRLEEGIEENKKAAEIYPRAAEAYANIGSAYLQLGKWQKACDYFKKALSIKPEMVPAWTNLATVLVELKEFDDAVQAGEKAVRLAPSFGLAHNNLAVAYYYKGDLEKAKEHAQKARELGYAVHPEFLEKINAT from the coding sequence ATGGGAAGCGGGAAGACCAGCCCGAAAAAGACAGAAGAGGAAATGATCCAACACCTTGAAAAAGAATTTAAGGCCCATCCTAACTCTGCTATCGCGGCCCACAGACTAGCCCTTGCTTATTGGAGAAACGATCGGCTAGATGATGCCATTAGCACATTTAAAAAGGCCCTTTTAATAGATCCAAACTCCTTCGAAATACGCATAAATCTTGGAACTCTTTACTTCCAAATGGGGCGCCTTGAAGAAGGTATCGAAGAAAACAAAAAGGCCGCAGAGATTTATCCCAGGGCAGCTGAGGCATATGCAAACATAGGAAGCGCCTATCTCCAATTGGGAAAGTGGCAGAAAGCCTGTGATTACTTTAAAAAGGCACTTTCAATAAAACCTGAAATGGTACCTGCATGGACAAATCTTGCCACGGTACTCGTAGAATTAAAGGAATTTGATGACGCCGTTCAGGCTGGAGAAAAAGCAGTTAGGCTCGCTCCGTCCTTTGGGCTTGCCCATAATAACCTGGCAGTAGCCTACTATTATAAAGGAGACCTTGAAAAGGCCAAAGAACATGCCCAAAAGGCCAGAGAATTGGGCTATGCAGTACATCCTGAGTTTCTAGAAAAAATCAATGCGACTTAA
- a CDS encoding dissimilatory sulfite reductase D family protein, whose protein sequence is MAANMEELKQKILEFATKKAAHKSKMYIKDLYKADPDAKPREIKKAANELVKEGKLEYFSSGSTVMYGVPGFGKGLEEAFEE, encoded by the coding sequence ATGGCAGCCAACATGGAAGAACTGAAACAAAAGATCTTGGAATTTGCCACTAAAAAGGCAGCACATAAGTCCAAGATGTACATAAAGGACCTCTACAAGGCCGATCCTGATGCAAAACCAAGGGAAATAAAGAAGGCCGCTAATGAACTAGTAAAGGAAGGAAAGCTTGAGTACTTCTCTTCTGGTTCAACTGTTATGTATGGGGTCCCAGGCTTTGGAAAGGGTCTTGAGGAGGCCTTTGAAGAGTAG
- the dsrB gene encoding dissimilatory-type sulfite reductase subunit beta encodes MENRITDIGPPHYEQFFPPVIKKNYGKWKSHEIVQPGVIKYVSETGDVCFAVRCGSARLITTDLIREICEIADKYCEGYVRWTTRNNVEFHVTDEETLKALLEDLKSRKFPGGSYKFPVGGTGAGITNIVHTQGWVHCHTPAIDASGVVKAVMDELFDYFGSHKLPAQVRIALACCLNMCGAVHCSDIAILGIHRKPPLVEDDRITGVCEIPLAVAACPLGAIKPATVEIDGEKKKTVRVNQDRCMFCGNCYTMCPAMPLADGEGDGIAILVGGKISNRVSAPKFSKLVIPYIPNEPPRWPSAVKAVKNILEKYAEGANKYERLGEWAERIGWERFFEVCDIPFTEKSIDDYRLAYDTYRTTTQFKWSVHTD; translated from the coding sequence ATGGAGAACCGTATCACTGACATCGGTCCTCCACACTATGAGCAGTTCTTCCCACCTGTCATCAAAAAGAACTACGGAAAGTGGAAGAGCCACGAAATTGTACAGCCTGGTGTCATAAAATATGTGAGTGAGACTGGAGACGTATGCTTTGCTGTGCGTTGCGGGTCTGCTCGTCTTATTACAACAGATCTCATTCGCGAGATCTGCGAAATAGCAGACAAGTATTGCGAAGGCTATGTCCGTTGGACTACTCGTAACAATGTAGAATTCCACGTAACAGATGAAGAGACCCTTAAGGCACTACTTGAGGATCTCAAGAGTAGAAAATTTCCAGGTGGATCCTACAAATTCCCTGTAGGCGGTACTGGAGCAGGTATCACGAATATTGTCCACACTCAGGGATGGGTGCACTGCCACACTCCTGCTATTGATGCATCAGGTGTTGTCAAGGCAGTTATGGACGAACTATTTGACTACTTCGGTAGCCACAAGCTGCCAGCACAGGTAAGGATTGCTCTTGCTTGCTGCCTCAACATGTGTGGTGCTGTGCACTGCTCAGACATTGCAATCCTAGGAATTCACAGGAAACCCCCATTGGTAGAGGATGATCGTATCACAGGTGTCTGCGAGATTCCACTTGCAGTCGCTGCATGTCCTCTTGGAGCCATCAAGCCTGCAACTGTGGAGATTGATGGTGAGAAGAAGAAGACAGTGCGCGTAAACCAGGATAGGTGTATGTTCTGCGGTAACTGCTACACCATGTGCCCCGCAATGCCTCTTGCAGACGGTGAGGGTGACGGAATAGCTATTCTTGTTGGTGGAAAGATCTCCAACAGGGTAAGCGCACCTAAGTTCTCCAAGCTCGTTATCCCCTACATCCCCAATGAACCACCACGTTGGCCATCCGCTGTAAAGGCTGTCAAGAACATCCTCGAAAAATATGCAGAGGGTGCAAATAAGTATGAACGTTTAGGTGAATGGGCTGAAAGGATTGGCTGGGAGCGCTTCTTCGAGGTCTGTGATATTCCATTTACCGAAAAGTCAATCGACGACTACAGACTGGCCTATGACACCTATCGCACTACCACACAGTTTAAGTGGTCTGTGCATACAGATTAA
- a CDS encoding DVU0298 family protein, with amino-acid sequence MRLKGPYPPRCPFCDRLIEPPAELEPKRLGDFAYGKCDCGAVYVYDVTGHNLGAAFVEALGYGCNFDWDLAWGLLPDEDYKEKHIEQYDLKTHLIHPSGRTEDERRVRGVLTFIRFTDEVRSLKTQSEIDLGIKNKTSVKTHKETEVQDEQGQGPPSMDTAPSLAQKAGSYKRKASKREIKKIIESLDPDYLYKIRYLAASEPKVLNRLQQVLYSPDPTIRWRAITAIGCAAKTIYQKKPNFVGEFLRRLLYSASDSAATNWGAIEASGEIIRELPDTFDIFIRELLALGRFEDSRASVLWALGRIAEKHPERVKDKAFFYLIQFLDAKAPEVRGLAAWVLGLIRASECVRSIEALIEDLNAVNLLTEKGLEEFTVSQLAQNALTRIKGSTEDMDNIDNERIKEAQKLFEEGEVLSNQGRSLDAMDKLKEALSVFEEEGYDKGIANACEKLGDLNCFRGNLNSALPLYQRAVAICQKKDDPVSEVILIEKIIDIYRRKNEFDKCMPYYMRALEIAEIAGDAGKAGYYLTGIGDVYQRRGDLNKALDAYKTALNIFKQTRSSERAKILEQGIAQLEAMLDQ; translated from the coding sequence ATGCGACTTAAAGGCCCTTATCCACCAAGGTGTCCATTTTGTGATCGACTCATAGAGCCCCCTGCAGAACTTGAGCCCAAAAGGCTTGGGGATTTCGCATATGGAAAATGTGACTGCGGGGCAGTATACGTTTATGATGTAACAGGTCATAACCTGGGAGCTGCCTTTGTGGAAGCCCTGGGCTATGGATGCAATTTCGATTGGGATCTGGCATGGGGACTACTACCTGATGAAGACTATAAGGAAAAACATATTGAACAATATGACTTAAAGACTCATCTAATCCATCCATCAGGTAGGACTGAGGATGAAAGAAGGGTCAGGGGAGTACTTACATTTATTCGTTTTACCGACGAAGTCCGTTCCCTAAAAACTCAATCTGAAATAGACCTTGGAATCAAAAACAAGACCTCAGTAAAAACTCATAAAGAAACCGAGGTGCAGGATGAACAGGGCCAAGGCCCACCATCCATGGATACAGCGCCATCCCTGGCGCAAAAGGCCGGGTCCTATAAAAGAAAAGCTAGCAAAAGGGAGATAAAAAAAATCATAGAATCCCTGGACCCAGACTACCTCTACAAGATAAGATATTTGGCGGCCTCGGAACCAAAGGTCCTGAACAGACTCCAACAGGTACTTTACAGCCCTGATCCTACCATTAGATGGCGCGCCATCACCGCAATTGGCTGTGCGGCCAAGACTATTTATCAGAAAAAACCCAATTTTGTAGGGGAATTTTTGAGAAGGCTCCTTTACTCTGCCAGCGATTCTGCTGCCACAAACTGGGGGGCAATTGAAGCTAGTGGTGAAATCATCAGAGAGCTTCCAGACACCTTCGATATATTTATAAGGGAGTTGCTAGCATTGGGACGCTTTGAAGATTCGCGTGCCAGCGTGCTTTGGGCCCTTGGCAGAATCGCAGAAAAACATCCTGAACGTGTAAAAGATAAGGCATTTTTTTATTTAATACAATTTTTAGATGCAAAAGCCCCTGAAGTTAGGGGACTCGCTGCCTGGGTACTGGGTCTTATCAGGGCATCGGAATGTGTCCGGTCAATCGAAGCACTTATTGAAGATTTAAATGCAGTAAACCTATTGACGGAAAAAGGCCTTGAAGAGTTTACCGTCTCTCAACTGGCTCAAAACGCACTAACACGGATTAAAGGGAGTACAGAAGACATGGACAATATAGACAACGAAAGGATTAAGGAGGCTCAAAAACTCTTTGAAGAGGGAGAAGTCCTCAGCAATCAGGGAAGAAGCCTGGATGCAATGGACAAGCTCAAAGAGGCCTTGAGTGTATTTGAAGAAGAGGGTTATGACAAAGGCATAGCCAATGCTTGCGAAAAACTTGGGGATCTAAACTGCTTTAGAGGAAATCTAAACAGCGCCCTACCACTATATCAAAGAGCTGTTGCCATTTGCCAAAAAAAGGATGATCCAGTTAGCGAAGTAATATTAATAGAAAAAATAATAGATATTTACAGGAGAAAAAATGAATTCGATAAATGCATGCCCTATTATATGAGGGCACTTGAAATAGCTGAAATTGCAGGTGATGCCGGAAAGGCTGGTTATTACCTTACAGGAATTGGAGATGTCTATCAAAGGCGTGGAGACCTTAACAAGGCCCTTGATGCATATAAAACTGCCCTCAACATATTTAAACAAACGCGCTCCAGTGAAAGGGCAAAAATACTGGAACAGGGAATAGCTCAGCTGGAGGCCATGCTGGACCAGTAA
- a CDS encoding YkgJ family cysteine cluster protein produces MISSYNTIQSCRRCGTCCQKGGPTLHVEDKIVMDDVLSPDALVTFRKGELAYHPVKGMLIELPYDMIKIKGKIGGFTCIFFKESTNSCLIYENRPIECKTLECWNPDPLISMFLKDLLNRKMIFKDKTLREIFEEYDRLFAPSLIRRLVALHDTNGLMDLERKDQEFRNKLKKSCPLKENAYDALLGRPVSVLREAFESVHL; encoded by the coding sequence ATGATTTCTTCTTATAACACTATCCAATCATGCAGAAGATGCGGGACCTGTTGCCAAAAAGGCGGTCCTACCCTCCATGTCGAAGACAAAATCGTCATGGATGACGTCCTCAGTCCAGATGCACTCGTAACCTTTAGAAAAGGAGAACTCGCATATCACCCAGTTAAAGGAATGCTCATAGAACTACCTTACGACATGATCAAAATCAAGGGAAAGATAGGAGGCTTTACCTGTATTTTTTTTAAAGAATCAACTAACTCCTGCCTGATCTATGAGAATCGACCAATTGAGTGTAAAACCCTGGAATGTTGGAACCCAGATCCACTGATTTCCATGTTTTTAAAGGATCTCCTAAATAGAAAGATGATTTTTAAGGATAAGACCCTACGGGAAATTTTCGAGGAATACGACAGACTATTTGCTCCATCTCTTATAAGGAGACTCGTTGCCTTACATGATACTAATGGACTCATGGATTTAGAACGTAAGGACCAAGAATTCCGAAACAAATTAAAAAAATCTTGTCCACTTAAAGAAAATGCCTACGATGCCCTCCTCGGCAGGCCAGTGTCTGTACTGAGAGAGGCATTCGAATCTGTCCACCTCTAG
- the dsrA gene encoding dissimilatory-type sulfite reductase subunit alpha, protein MADVKKHDTPMVDELKSGPWPSFADDIEQAGLKGKQACLDLLGQLELSYKHKETHWKHGGIVGVFGYGGGVIGRYSDVPDKFPAIAHFHTVRVNQPASKFYTTAFLRKICDIWDHRGSGMTNLHGSTGDMVLLGTSTDQLEPIFYDLTHQVGADLGGSGSNLRTPSCCVGKARCEWACIDTQDICYNLTMTYQDELHRPAFPYKFKFKVSGCPNDCVAAIARSDCAIIGTWRDDIRIDQEAVKAYIGGELKPNAGAHSDRDWGPFDIQKEVIDLCPTKCMWMEDGELKINNRECTRCMHCINVMPEALRPGTDTGATILVGAKAPILDGAQLGTLAIPFIRMDKEDDYEEFKDFVDKIWDWWMEEGKNRERFGELIQRQSLQEFIRRAELKPIPQMVKEPRSNPYVFWREEEVEGGWQRDVKEFRARHAA, encoded by the coding sequence ATGGCGGATGTCAAAAAACATGACACCCCCATGGTCGACGAGCTTAAAAGCGGACCATGGCCAAGTTTCGCAGATGACATTGAACAGGCAGGGTTAAAAGGCAAGCAGGCCTGCCTCGATCTCTTGGGGCAGCTAGAGCTTTCCTACAAGCACAAGGAAACTCACTGGAAACATGGTGGAATCGTTGGTGTTTTTGGTTATGGTGGTGGAGTCATTGGTCGTTATTCCGACGTGCCAGATAAATTCCCAGCAATTGCACATTTCCATACAGTACGTGTAAATCAGCCAGCAAGTAAATTTTATACCACAGCCTTCTTAAGGAAGATTTGCGATATATGGGATCATAGAGGAAGTGGTATGACCAACCTTCATGGTTCCACTGGTGATATGGTCCTTCTTGGTACCAGTACAGACCAGCTTGAGCCCATTTTCTATGACTTGACACATCAGGTTGGTGCTGACCTTGGTGGTTCTGGTTCAAACCTCCGTACACCTTCATGCTGTGTAGGTAAGGCAAGGTGTGAATGGGCCTGTATAGATACCCAGGATATTTGCTACAATCTCACCATGACCTATCAGGACGAACTTCACAGGCCTGCCTTCCCATATAAGTTTAAGTTTAAGGTATCAGGATGCCCCAATGACTGTGTTGCAGCTATCGCACGTTCAGACTGTGCAATCATCGGTACCTGGAGGGATGATATAAGGATTGATCAGGAGGCTGTTAAGGCCTATATCGGCGGTGAGTTAAAGCCAAATGCTGGTGCTCATAGTGATCGTGACTGGGGTCCATTCGATATACAGAAAGAAGTTATCGATCTCTGCCCCACCAAATGTATGTGGATGGAAGATGGTGAGCTAAAGATCAATAATCGTGAATGTACCCGTTGTATGCACTGCATCAATGTCATGCCAGAAGCGCTTCGTCCTGGTACTGATACTGGTGCTACTATTCTTGTGGGTGCAAAGGCTCCGATCCTTGACGGTGCTCAGCTCGGTACTCTTGCCATTCCATTCATAAGGATGGATAAAGAGGACGATTACGAAGAATTCAAGGATTTCGTAGACAAGATTTGGGATTGGTGGATGGAAGAAGGAAAGAACAGAGAGCGTTTTGGCGAACTCATTCAGCGTCAGAGCCTCCAGGAGTTCATTAGAAGGGCTGAGCTCAAGCCAATTCCACAGATGGTTAAGGAGCCAAGGTCTAACCCATACGTCTTCTGGAGAGAAGAAGAAGTTGAAGGTGGCTGGCAGCGTGATGTGAAGGAATTCCGCGCACGCCACGCAGCATAG
- a CDS encoding DUF4405 domain-containing protein, translating into MIRRITSLILFWSGFVLTISSIILFIEPHGRVAFWSNWTLMGLTKGQWDDLHLCIGVLFVVTSLFHMFLNWSPLITYLFNKSKSNKPNLPLYISIFITVFVVVGTILNLPPMKQILNLNNAVKSWQMSKLGNPPFGHAELVPLSKLTSFLGYNLDDAIEVLEKSGIKVNSPNTTLKKLALEYNTTPRQLFEIISSASGKKKGLSALPEIPPPGLGMLSLRALCQQFHVDPHQAITKLKNAGIEATADMKIKDIASVAGIRPRKVYNIIRSE; encoded by the coding sequence ATGATTCGACGGATTACATCACTGATTCTTTTTTGGTCTGGGTTTGTACTCACAATATCTAGCATAATTTTGTTCATTGAACCTCACGGACGTGTTGCCTTTTGGTCGAACTGGACCCTTATGGGCCTTACCAAGGGACAATGGGATGACCTCCATCTCTGTATTGGAGTCCTCTTTGTCGTTACCAGTCTATTCCACATGTTTCTCAATTGGTCTCCCTTAATAACTTATTTATTTAATAAGAGTAAATCCAACAAACCCAATTTACCTTTATACATTTCTATTTTTATAACAGTATTCGTGGTAGTGGGTACGATCCTCAATCTTCCTCCAATGAAACAAATTTTAAACCTAAACAATGCTGTCAAATCATGGCAGATGTCGAAACTCGGGAATCCGCCATTTGGTCATGCTGAACTGGTACCGTTATCAAAACTCACAAGCTTTTTAGGATACAACTTAGATGATGCCATTGAGGTCCTTGAAAAGTCTGGAATCAAGGTAAATTCCCCGAACACCACTCTAAAAAAACTTGCTTTAGAATATAATACCACCCCAAGACAACTCTTTGAAATCATTTCTAGTGCATCAGGTAAAAAGAAAGGGCTCAGTGCCCTACCTGAAATTCCACCACCAGGTCTGGGTATGCTCTCTTTAAGGGCTTTGTGCCAACAATTCCATGTTGATCCCCACCAGGCAATAACAAAACTAAAAAATGCTGGAATCGAGGCAACGGCCGATATGAAAATCAAAGATATTGCCTCTGTAGCTGGAATTAGGCCTCGAAAAGTTTACAACATTATTAGATCAGAATAA